Proteins encoded by one window of Silvibacterium dinghuense:
- a CDS encoding ABC transporter permease, translating to MTGFLSQYGEEIWLLSLEHLWLTGAAMLFATAIAVPLGIWLANSPRWAKIVLGVANVLQTIPSLAMFGFLLPLPWLGERAARIAIVALTAYALLPIVRNTYAGIRGIDPATAEVAHALGLTAWQRLFKVELPLAASFILAGLRTATVTCVGIATIAAAVGAGGLGELIFRGVASVDNRLVLAGAIPAALLALAADGCLGLLERGLRVGKP from the coding sequence ATGACCGGCTTTCTTTCCCAGTATGGAGAAGAGATCTGGCTGCTCAGCCTCGAGCATCTGTGGCTGACGGGCGCAGCGATGCTCTTTGCCACGGCCATCGCTGTGCCCCTGGGGATCTGGCTGGCGAACTCGCCTCGCTGGGCAAAGATTGTGCTGGGTGTGGCGAATGTGCTGCAGACGATTCCGTCACTGGCCATGTTCGGCTTTCTGCTGCCGCTGCCGTGGCTGGGCGAGCGGGCAGCGCGCATCGCGATTGTGGCGCTGACCGCCTATGCGCTGTTGCCGATCGTGCGCAATACGTACGCGGGAATCCGAGGGATCGATCCGGCGACGGCAGAGGTGGCGCATGCGCTGGGTCTTACGGCGTGGCAACGGCTCTTTAAGGTGGAGCTGCCGCTGGCGGCATCGTTTATTCTCGCCGGGCTGCGTACCGCGACGGTGACCTGCGTGGGCATTGCCACCATTGCAGCAGCCGTGGGCGCCGGTGGCCTGGGGGAGCTGATCTTCCGCGGCGTTGCGTCGGTCGACAACCGGCTGGTGCTGGCCGGAGCGATTCCAGCGGCACTGCTGGCGCTTGCCGCCGATGGATGCCTGGGACTGCTGGAGCGAGGGCTGCGGGTCGGCAAACCATGA
- the gap gene encoding type I glyceraldehyde-3-phosphate dehydrogenase — protein sequence MAVKVGINGFGRIGRNVFRASLGNPDIEIVAVNDLTSPATLAHLLKYDSILGNLKNEISSTADSITIDGKTIKVFAERDPAKLDWTSTGAEIVVESTGIFTDATKAKAHLQGSVKKVIISAPATNEDITVVLGVNDDKYDASKHNIISNASCTTNCLAPVVKVLQENFGIVSGIMTTIHSYTNDQVILDFPHKDLRRARAAAINMIPSSTGAAKALKLVIPEMAGKLDGFAIRVPTPNVSVVDLTFISEKPATVESVNAALKAASEGALKGILGYETAELVSSDFKGDARSSIVDSPLTKVVGNSVKVISWYDNEWGYSNRVRDLILFLAKKGL from the coding sequence ATGGCAGTCAAGGTTGGAATTAACGGCTTCGGCCGCATCGGGCGCAATGTCTTCCGCGCCTCCCTGGGCAATCCCGATATCGAAATCGTCGCAGTCAACGACCTCACCAGCCCCGCGACGCTTGCGCACCTGCTGAAGTACGATTCCATCCTCGGCAATCTCAAGAACGAGATCAGCTCGACTGCCGATTCGATCACCATCGACGGCAAGACCATCAAGGTCTTCGCCGAGCGCGATCCCGCCAAGCTCGACTGGACCTCGACCGGCGCCGAGATCGTCGTCGAATCGACCGGCATCTTCACCGATGCCACCAAGGCCAAGGCGCACCTCCAGGGCTCGGTCAAGAAGGTCATCATCTCCGCCCCGGCCACCAACGAGGACATCACTGTCGTCCTCGGCGTCAACGACGACAAGTACGACGCCTCGAAGCACAACATCATCTCGAACGCCTCCTGCACTACGAACTGCCTGGCGCCCGTCGTCAAGGTCCTGCAGGAGAACTTCGGCATCGTCTCCGGCATCATGACGACGATCCACAGCTACACCAACGACCAGGTCATCCTCGACTTCCCGCACAAGGACCTGCGCCGCGCCCGCGCTGCCGCGATCAACATGATCCCCAGCTCCACCGGCGCCGCCAAGGCCCTCAAGCTCGTCATCCCCGAGATGGCCGGCAAGCTGGACGGCTTCGCCATCCGCGTCCCCACCCCGAACGTCTCGGTCGTCGACCTCACCTTCATCTCCGAGAAGCCGGCTACCGTCGAGTCTGTCAACGCCGCGCTCAAGGCAGCCTCCGAAGGCGCGCTCAAAGGCATTCTCGGCTACGAAACCGCCGAGCTGGTCTCGAGCGACTTCAAGGGCGACGCCCGCTCCTCGATCGTCGACTCGCCGCTGACCAAGGTCGTCGGCAACTCGGTCAAGGTCATCAGCTGGTACGACAACGAGTGGGGCTACTCCAACCGTGTCCGTGACCTCATCCTCTTCCTCGCGAAGAAGGGTCTGTAG
- a CDS encoding ATP-binding protein, translating into MRRRSKRGPNNSESTGKIGQEIPVNQPAPLRPSYEIPSVVPDAQADDWAEEPETPEEALAIEPAEEVAAEPAEAEPVAEPDEPAAEAVGKLVMETQPESPSTPPPEPQAAAQQTGQAKAPKGFVVLTIGLPGSGKTTWFKRRSVTPLSSDMLRSILFDDITEQRYQGLVFSTLRSLLRARLIAKMPWNYVDATNLSPHERRQWIKMAKSFGYDVQAVFFDVPLEICMERNSRRERVVSDEVMKKMAERLRPPSFKEGFSKIVVVRVKNPAASDAPAETE; encoded by the coding sequence ATGAGAAGACGTTCCAAGCGTGGACCGAACAATTCCGAGTCCACAGGCAAGATCGGGCAGGAGATTCCTGTGAACCAGCCGGCGCCGCTGCGCCCGTCCTACGAGATACCTTCCGTAGTACCGGATGCTCAGGCCGATGACTGGGCAGAAGAGCCGGAAACTCCTGAAGAGGCGCTGGCTATTGAGCCCGCCGAAGAAGTAGCGGCTGAGCCCGCGGAAGCGGAGCCGGTCGCAGAACCAGATGAGCCCGCGGCGGAAGCCGTCGGGAAGCTGGTGATGGAAACACAGCCGGAGTCGCCATCGACTCCTCCACCTGAGCCGCAGGCTGCGGCTCAGCAGACCGGCCAGGCGAAGGCACCGAAGGGTTTTGTCGTGCTGACCATCGGCTTGCCCGGCTCGGGCAAGACAACCTGGTTCAAACGCCGCAGCGTAACGCCGCTCTCGTCGGACATGCTGCGCAGCATCCTTTTCGACGACATCACCGAGCAGCGCTACCAGGGGCTGGTGTTTTCGACGCTGCGCTCGCTGCTGCGGGCGAGGCTGATCGCCAAGATGCCGTGGAACTATGTGGACGCGACGAACCTCTCGCCCCATGAACGGCGCCAGTGGATCAAGATGGCGAAGAGCTTCGGCTACGATGTGCAGGCCGTATTCTTCGACGTGCCGCTGGAAATCTGCATGGAGCGGAACAGCCGTCGTGAACGCGTGGTCAGCGACGAAGTGATGAAGAAGATGGCCGAGCGGCTGCGTCCGCCGTCCTTCAAGGAAGGCTTCTCGAAGATCGTCGTGGTCCGGGTGAAGAATCCGGCAGCCTCGGATGCACCTGCAGAGACGGAGTAG
- a CDS encoding ATP-binding cassette domain-containing protein, whose product MSPVIEFRDVTLSVAQGRVLLKGVSLALEEGTTTALLGRSGCGKTTLLRTVNGMAQPSSGEVRVFGEGVASADPIALRRGIGYVIQETGLFPHFTVERNVGIVLECEGRPRTERKERSYAMLRSVGLEPEAYARRHPRQLSGGQRQRVGLARALAAEPSILLMDEPFGALDPLTRAEMQEMLRSLLRRIRKTVLLVTHDLDEALYLADRIVLLSEGQVIANLEAKDFLASQEPVVQAYVKAFRRGESSAAAGTPASGSFCEESPA is encoded by the coding sequence GTGAGTCCAGTCATCGAATTTCGGGATGTGACGCTGAGCGTGGCGCAGGGGCGCGTGCTGCTCAAAGGTGTCTCACTGGCTCTGGAAGAAGGCACAACCACGGCACTGCTGGGACGAAGCGGCTGCGGCAAGACAACGCTTCTGCGCACGGTGAACGGCATGGCGCAGCCGAGCAGCGGCGAGGTGCGCGTCTTTGGAGAAGGCGTGGCATCGGCAGACCCGATTGCGCTGCGGCGCGGCATCGGCTACGTGATCCAGGAGACCGGCCTTTTTCCGCACTTTACCGTCGAGCGCAATGTGGGAATCGTGCTGGAGTGCGAGGGCAGGCCGCGTACTGAGCGCAAAGAGCGCAGCTACGCGATGCTCCGGTCTGTGGGCCTGGAGCCCGAAGCCTATGCGCGGCGGCATCCGCGTCAGCTTTCCGGCGGGCAGCGGCAGCGTGTAGGGCTGGCACGGGCGCTTGCGGCCGAGCCCAGCATTCTACTGATGGACGAGCCCTTCGGCGCGCTCGATCCGCTGACACGCGCCGAGATGCAGGAGATGCTGCGCAGCCTTCTGAGGCGCATCCGCAAGACCGTGCTGCTGGTGACGCATGACCTGGACGAGGCGCTGTATCTTGCCGACCGCATCGTGCTGCTCTCCGAAGGGCAAGTGATTGCGAATCTCGAAGCAAAGGATTTTCTCGCCTCGCAGGAACCGGTGGTGCAGGCGTATGTGAAGGCCTTTCGGCGTGGCGAATCCAGCGCTGCGGCGGGGACACCGGCTTCCGGGAGCTTTTGCGAGGAAAGTCCAGCATGA
- a CDS encoding nicotinate phosphoribosyltransferase: MIINLARRAHNHNWELDPITRSLLDTDFYKLLMLQFIWKHFPSVETSFSLLNRTRHVRLAEVIEPEELRAQLDQVRRLRFRKSELIWLAGNTFYGRQGMFEPAFLEWLEKDFRLSDYELSVVDGQFQLTFHGPWPETTMWEIYTLSIVSELKTRATLKGLSELDLDILYARAKTRLWEKMARLRGVPGLRVSDFGTRRRHSFLWQEYVVRAMSDVLGMHFTGTSNTYLAYKHDLEAIGTNAHELPMALAAMARTDEELKASQYRLLDLWQQTYHKELLILLPDTYGTTQFLHDAPAWVADWTGQRADSKDPYVAGDEFIAWLESRGRDPRQKLFIASDALDVDQILGLHAYFSGRIQPGFTPDDFRNAADFEDRAKWLPERRIRFSAGWGTLLTNDFRDCNPLGTEGFDPISLVCKLNHADGHPAVKLSDNFEKAMGPAAEVERYQRVFGLAGVSHAPVIA, encoded by the coding sequence GTGATCATCAACCTCGCCCGGCGCGCGCACAATCACAACTGGGAACTGGACCCGATCACCCGCTCCCTGCTCGATACAGACTTCTATAAGCTTCTGATGCTTCAGTTCATCTGGAAGCACTTCCCTTCTGTCGAGACTTCGTTTTCGCTCCTCAATCGTACCCGCCACGTCCGGCTCGCCGAGGTCATTGAGCCAGAAGAGCTCCGCGCTCAGCTCGATCAGGTCCGCCGCCTGCGCTTCCGCAAGTCCGAGCTCATCTGGCTCGCCGGCAATACCTTCTATGGCCGTCAGGGCATGTTCGAGCCCGCCTTTCTCGAATGGCTCGAAAAGGACTTCCGCCTTTCCGATTACGAACTCTCTGTTGTCGACGGCCAGTTCCAGCTCACCTTCCATGGCCCCTGGCCCGAAACCACCATGTGGGAGATCTACACGCTCTCCATCGTCAGCGAACTGAAGACCCGGGCTACCCTCAAAGGGCTCAGCGAACTCGACCTCGACATCCTCTATGCCCGGGCCAAGACTCGCCTCTGGGAAAAGATGGCCCGGCTGCGCGGTGTCCCCGGTCTGCGCGTCTCGGATTTTGGCACCCGCCGCCGCCACAGCTTTCTCTGGCAGGAGTACGTCGTCCGCGCCATGAGCGATGTGCTGGGGATGCACTTTACCGGCACCTCGAACACCTACCTTGCCTACAAGCACGATCTCGAAGCCATCGGCACCAACGCCCACGAACTGCCCATGGCGCTCGCCGCCATGGCTCGCACCGACGAGGAGCTGAAGGCTTCGCAATATCGACTGCTCGATCTCTGGCAGCAGACCTACCACAAGGAACTGCTCATCCTGTTGCCCGATACCTACGGCACCACGCAGTTCCTCCATGACGCTCCGGCCTGGGTCGCGGACTGGACCGGCCAGCGCGCCGACAGTAAGGACCCATACGTCGCCGGTGATGAGTTCATTGCATGGCTGGAATCGCGCGGCCGTGACCCGCGCCAGAAGCTCTTCATCGCCTCGGATGCCCTCGATGTGGACCAGATTCTCGGCCTGCACGCCTATTTTTCCGGCCGCATCCAGCCGGGCTTCACGCCAGACGATTTCCGTAACGCTGCCGATTTCGAAGATCGGGCGAAATGGCTCCCCGAGCGCCGTATCCGCTTCAGCGCCGGCTGGGGCACGCTGCTCACCAACGATTTCCGGGACTGCAACCCGCTCGGCACCGAAGGCTTCGATCCCATCAGCCTGGTCTGCAAGCTCAACCATGCCGACGGACACCCCGCAGTCAAGCTTTCCGACAATTTCGAAAAGGCCATGGGCCCGGCAGCCGAGGTCGAGCGCTATCAGCGTGTCTTCGGTCTCGCCGGCGTATCGCATGCGCCCGTGATTGCCTGA